From one Ignavibacteria bacterium genomic stretch:
- a CDS encoding gamma-glutamyl-gamma-aminobutyrate hydrolase family protein translates to MKIAISKGSGSEKYSLYGTWLKTANQDVELVDLNGKTPEQAAETLETMSGLLLTGGPDVHPGHYGKPEFESMCAEINAERDELELALVHKAVELQLPILGICRGLQVLNTAFGGTLIADIPTQHAPAVANPVEHRRIMDADSTHHIEVQPGSIIRRLAGTMDGVVNSAHHQAIDAIANLFTASAISPDGIVEAIEWGDATLGGKPFLLAVQWHPERMDYNSVFSMPIAKHFTNEVQAFHLLFR, encoded by the coding sequence ATGAAAATTGCAATCAGTAAAGGCTCGGGGTCCGAAAAATATTCACTCTACGGTACGTGGCTGAAAACCGCTAATCAGGATGTAGAACTTGTTGACCTGAATGGGAAAACACCCGAACAGGCAGCGGAAACTCTCGAAACTATGTCGGGATTACTTCTCACCGGCGGGCCCGACGTGCACCCCGGGCATTATGGTAAGCCCGAGTTTGAAAGTATGTGTGCTGAAATTAATGCCGAAAGAGATGAACTTGAACTGGCTCTTGTTCATAAAGCGGTAGAACTGCAGCTTCCGATACTTGGCATTTGCAGAGGACTGCAAGTTCTGAATACCGCGTTTGGAGGAACACTGATAGCAGACATTCCTACACAGCATGCACCGGCAGTTGCCAATCCGGTAGAACACCGCAGAATTATGGATGCAGACAGTACGCATCATATCGAGGTTCAGCCTGGATCGATAATTCGCAGGTTGGCTGGAACTATGGACGGAGTAGTAAACAGCGCCCATCACCAGGCTATCGATGCGATAGCAAATTTGTTTACGGCATCTGCTATATCCCCGGATGGTATTGTTGAAGCAATCGAATGGGGTGATGCCACGCTGGGAGGTAAGCCGTTTCTACTGGCAGTTCAGTGGCATCCCGAGCGTATGGACTACAACTCGGTGTTTAGTATGCCCATTGCCAAACACTTTACAAATGAAGTTCAGGCGTTTCACCTTTTGTTCAGATAG
- the rsmI gene encoding 16S rRNA (cytidine(1402)-2'-O)-methyltransferase, producing the protein MLVLIPTPIGNLADITRRALDTLSSCKIILCEDTRRTGNLLRSYGIGGARLVSNFEQNEKARAQEIVDWVRNGITVGLVSDAGMPGISDPGFRAVQACISARCSVVALPGPSAAITALAASGLPTDRFFFAGFLPQKKGRMSVLQKMLCREETCILYESPHRIEKLLIEIAECGSADRQIVIARELSKVHEEYIRGMVSEVLATVRSRNSLKGECVVVLQGAGTPD; encoded by the coding sequence ATGCTTGTGTTGATTCCGACGCCAATTGGTAATCTGGCCGACATTACCAGGCGGGCTTTAGACACCCTCTCGTCCTGTAAAATTATTCTATGCGAAGACACTCGGAGAACCGGCAATCTGCTCCGTTCGTACGGCATTGGCGGAGCACGACTGGTGAGCAACTTTGAACAAAACGAGAAGGCACGTGCGCAGGAGATTGTTGATTGGGTTCGCAACGGGATTACGGTAGGCCTGGTGTCGGACGCCGGGATGCCGGGTATCAGTGATCCCGGTTTCCGGGCGGTTCAGGCCTGTATTTCGGCCAGATGCAGTGTTGTTGCCCTTCCCGGACCATCGGCAGCAATAACAGCACTTGCAGCCTCGGGATTACCAACTGACAGGTTCTTTTTTGCCGGGTTTCTGCCACAGAAAAAGGGGAGGATGTCAGTGTTGCAGAAGATGCTATGTCGGGAAGAAACCTGTATTCTTTACGAAAGCCCGCATCGGATTGAAAAACTCCTGATCGAAATTGCAGAATGTGGCTCGGCTGACAGGCAAATCGTAATTGCTCGTGAACTGAGTAAGGTTCATGAGGAATATATTCGTGGTATGGTTTCGGAAGTTCTTGCTACTGTTCGCAGTCGGAATTCGTTAAAAGGCGAATGTGTAGTGGTGCTCCAGGGAGCAGGGACACCGGATTGA
- the tmk gene encoding dTMP kinase, whose translation MFISFEGIDGSGKSTQLILLREWLQERGYKVVSVREPGATALSEDIRAILLSNARQITNTAELLLFSAARAQLVERVIVPELEAGSFVLCDRFADSTTAYQGYGRQLSLTDVDVCNRVATRGVKPEITYFIDVPYAEAQTRMQFHADAGEPDRMERSGAAFFERVRTGYLELARQEPKRFVLINGMLERTQIHHEIIQHLKPYLQNIKKPV comes from the coding sequence ATGTTTATATCATTTGAAGGAATTGACGGAAGCGGTAAAAGCACGCAGCTAATCCTGTTACGGGAATGGCTGCAGGAACGTGGGTACAAAGTGGTTTCAGTGCGTGAACCGGGTGCTACCGCCCTGTCCGAAGATATCAGAGCCATACTGCTGAGCAATGCCCGCCAAATCACGAACACCGCAGAGCTTCTTTTATTCTCTGCGGCCCGTGCCCAGCTTGTAGAAAGGGTCATCGTCCCTGAATTAGAGGCTGGCTCGTTTGTGCTGTGTGACCGCTTTGCAGACTCCACAACAGCCTACCAGGGTTACGGCAGGCAGTTGAGTTTAACCGATGTGGACGTCTGTAACAGAGTAGCCACTCGCGGAGTCAAGCCAGAAATAACCTACTTTATTGACGTCCCCTATGCCGAAGCCCAAACCCGGATGCAGTTTCATGCCGATGCCGGTGAACCCGATAGAATGGAGCGAAGCGGTGCTGCGTTTTTCGAGCGGGTGCGGACCGGGTATCTGGAGTTAGCCCGACAGGAACCCAAGCGGTTTGTGCTGATTAACGGGATGCTGGAACGAACTCAAATCCATCATGAAATTATTCAGCACCTAAAACCGTATCTGCAAAACATCAAGAAGCCGGTTTAA
- a CDS encoding DUF4835 family protein, with the protein MKSLISIVCMVVAITLTDVTYAQELAATVTVDISQLQMDDKVDVRTMEADVREYLNNQRYSRQDWEGPRIPVSVGIFLTGKQANVYTARLTIVSTRLLADDSSRGTPLLRVYDADWQFQYSFSPALSFQSMRYDEFTSLLDFYMLIAIGLDMDTYSDLGGDNCFIDAKQIAQLGNAKGISQFSSTYEPGHFTRMALISELTDPRYQQLRRYFYDYHLAVDEFAVTPEKGRTLMVQAINDIDDFRRNSISNRSVLLQSFFNAKAGELAEMFKGIKNSPVWQVLMSLDPSNTQLYESARSGR; encoded by the coding sequence ATGAAAAGTTTAATCAGCATTGTATGTATGGTAGTAGCCATTACCCTGACCGACGTGACGTATGCTCAGGAACTGGCGGCCACGGTTACCGTGGATATATCGCAGCTGCAGATGGATGATAAGGTTGATGTCCGCACCATGGAAGCCGACGTGCGCGAGTACCTGAACAATCAGCGGTATTCGCGGCAGGACTGGGAGGGTCCGCGCATTCCGGTATCGGTTGGGATCTTTCTTACAGGCAAGCAGGCCAACGTATATACGGCGCGGCTGACGATAGTGAGCACGCGGCTGTTGGCTGACGACTCTTCGCGAGGTACACCGTTACTGCGGGTGTACGATGCTGACTGGCAGTTCCAGTACAGCTTTAGTCCGGCCTTATCGTTTCAGTCTATGCGATATGACGAGTTTACAAGTCTGCTGGACTTTTACATGCTGATAGCCATTGGGCTGGATATGGACACGTACAGCGATCTTGGAGGAGACAATTGCTTTATTGATGCAAAGCAGATTGCACAGCTGGGCAATGCCAAGGGCATTAGCCAGTTCTCGTCAACCTACGAACCCGGCCACTTTACCCGAATGGCACTTATTTCGGAATTAACGGATCCGCGATACCAGCAGTTACGGCGTTACTTTTACGACTACCATCTGGCGGTTGACGAATTTGCTGTGACACCTGAAAAGGGCCGAACGCTCATGGTGCAGGCTATTAATGATATTGACGATTTCAGGCGCAATTCAATTTCAAACAGATCTGTTCTACTTCAGTCGTTCTTCAATGCAAAAGCAGGTGAGTTGGCAGAGATGTTTAAGGGGATAAAAAATTCACCTGTCTGGCAAGTGCTGATGTCGCTCGATCCCAGCAATACGCAGCTATACGAAAGTGCCCGGAGCGGACGGTAG
- the lpxK gene encoding tetraacyldisaccharide 4'-kinase — protein sequence MLNQLSKLYGWIVERRNRAFDTGTHALIRVSVPVISVGNLTTGGTGKTPVVQEVVRMIQSLGHAPAVVMRGYNRASKGLRVVHDGTGIRGTVMESGDEAWMHATELSVPVVVCNDKAEAARYAAAELPCDCMVVDDGFQHRHLYRNVNIVLVDANTLHDTLLPAGHLREPIRNIARANVVLCSNGVGADVVREHCTPDTLISTVDFIAQLSELHGKRVICVSGIANPERFENSVANNGAEIIKIVRYPDHHWYNKGEADTLLKYAVFHKAAIVTTHKDAVKLAKAEKMFRDSGIEYLVLPVVARIEKQRELKNLIASHFNNYTQHENCNQ from the coding sequence ATGCTAAACCAATTGAGTAAGTTGTATGGCTGGATTGTGGAGCGCAGAAATCGTGCTTTTGATACGGGAACGCATGCACTGATCCGAGTGTCGGTTCCGGTGATATCAGTGGGGAACCTTACTACGGGGGGGACTGGCAAGACGCCGGTGGTACAGGAAGTAGTGCGGATGATACAGTCATTAGGTCATGCTCCTGCAGTGGTTATGCGCGGGTATAACAGAGCATCGAAAGGCCTTAGAGTTGTTCATGATGGAACCGGCATACGGGGAACGGTGATGGAAAGCGGCGATGAGGCGTGGATGCACGCTACGGAACTAAGCGTTCCTGTTGTTGTGTGTAACGATAAAGCAGAAGCTGCCCGATATGCAGCGGCCGAGTTACCGTGCGATTGTATGGTGGTTGACGATGGATTTCAGCACAGGCATCTATATCGCAATGTGAACATCGTACTTGTAGATGCGAATACACTTCATGACACACTTCTCCCGGCAGGACACCTTCGGGAACCAATACGGAATATTGCACGTGCAAACGTTGTGCTTTGTTCCAACGGCGTGGGTGCTGACGTAGTTCGTGAACACTGTACTCCGGATACACTGATATCTACAGTTGATTTTATTGCACAACTCAGTGAACTGCATGGCAAGAGAGTAATCTGCGTAAGTGGAATTGCCAATCCGGAGCGGTTCGAGAACAGCGTTGCTAATAATGGAGCAGAGATTATAAAAATAGTTAGATACCCGGACCACCACTGGTATAACAAGGGAGAAGCAGATACCCTCCTAAAGTATGCAGTTTTTCACAAGGCCGCAATTGTAACTACTCATAAGGACGCAGTAAAGCTTGCAAAAGCCGAAAAGATGTTCAGGGATTCCGGGATTGAATATCTGGTCTTGCCTGTGGTAGCCAGAATCGAAAAACAACGTGAACTGAAAAACCTAATTGCCTCACATTTCAACAATTACACCCAACATGAAAATTGCAATCAGTAA